Proteins from a genomic interval of Desulfurobacterium sp. TC5-1:
- the surE gene encoding 5'/3'-nucleotidase SurE — protein sequence MKILLSNDDGIRSEGLKALYDALSTFADVVVVAPDRERSAVGRALTLHRPIRCERVADRWYAVDGTPTSCVYIGVHAVMNGKRPDMIIGGINRGPNLGEDITYSGTVSVAMEGALLGIPSIAFSLAAFTDFHWTAAAEYARKITLKVAEKGLPEGCCLNVNIPNLPLEKIKGIKMTRQGKKAYSEKVEERKDPWGRSYYWIGGEEPNWKAEPGTDYWAVKNSFVSITPIQLDLTDYKALSILETYDWEK from the coding sequence ATGAAGATTCTACTTTCAAACGATGACGGCATTCGTTCTGAAGGTTTGAAAGCCCTGTACGACGCGCTTTCCACATTTGCTGATGTTGTCGTTGTTGCACCTGATAGAGAGAGGAGTGCCGTTGGCAGGGCTTTGACGCTTCACAGACCGATAAGGTGTGAAAGAGTGGCGGATAGGTGGTACGCCGTTGATGGTACACCCACGAGTTGCGTTTACATAGGTGTACATGCCGTTATGAACGGGAAACGCCCCGATATGATTATTGGTGGTATTAACAGGGGGCCCAATCTTGGTGAGGATATAACCTATTCAGGTACCGTTTCTGTTGCTATGGAAGGTGCACTTTTAGGTATTCCTTCTATTGCTTTTTCCCTTGCCGCTTTTACCGATTTTCACTGGACTGCAGCGGCTGAATATGCAAGGAAGATTACACTTAAGGTCGCGGAGAAAGGGCTTCCGGAGGGATGTTGTTTAAATGTGAACATTCCAAACCTTCCTTTAGAAAAAATAAAGGGAATCAAAATGACAAGACAGGGCAAGAAAGCTTACAGTGAGAAGGTAGAAGAGAGAAAAGATCCCTGGGGAAGGAGTTACTACTGGATAGGAGGGGAAGAACCGAACTGGAAAGCGGAACCAGGAACAGACTACTGGGCCGTAAAAAACAGTTTTGTCTCAATAACACCTATACAGCTTGATTTAACGGATTATAAGGCACTTTCAATTCTTGAAACTTACGATTGGGAAAAATAA
- a CDS encoding response regulator: MKALIVDDVLFTRLVMEEALKILESKREIHFDILDQAASYREAIKKLSKGDYDIVITDIKLKDGLGIELAKHIKRKYPGTLVIALTMYPEEYKKHKDIFDEFLKKPISSEELEEKLEKIFK; the protein is encoded by the coding sequence TTGAAGGCATTAATAGTCGATGATGTTCTTTTTACAAGGCTCGTTATGGAAGAGGCGTTAAAGATTTTAGAATCAAAGAGGGAAATTCATTTTGACATCCTTGACCAGGCGGCAAGCTACAGGGAAGCTATCAAAAAATTGAGCAAAGGAGATTATGACATTGTCATAACAGATATAAAACTAAAAGACGGTCTCGGTATAGAACTTGCAAAGCATATAAAAAGAAAATATCCTGGAACTTTAGTAATAGCTTTGACGATGTATCCAGAAGAATACAAAAAACATAAAGATATCTTTGACGAATTCCTTAAAAAGCCCATATCTTCAGAGGAATTAGAAGAGAAGTTAGAAAAGATATTCAAATAA
- a CDS encoding coproporphyrinogen III oxidase family protein yields MNIINSALVPAMRYKLSRTLKFRKAVGEPPAEDMNSRGKKLLYIHVPYCEEVCPFCCFNSYDINKYRHTIKEYFEAVKEEIKMYRDLGYDFNSAYVGGGTPTTVPDELAEILEFIRKEFNITEISIEANPRISDETVKIFQNAGLDRLSIGIQSFNNQLLKEIGRYEKYGSGEEIKERVKEIIGKFRIVNLDFIFNLPTQTPEILKSDLETAIELGADQITCYPLMVAEQNVKNIKQMGQVDYNKERYMYFNTVLPAMREKYIPASSWCFSRKREDKKIDMIDEYIVDYQDYIGVGCGSFSFANGYVNMNAYTIPLYISLIKEGKFPTIMRSYKLAFKDHMRYYMMMSLFGRRLNKEKFKERFGVEYERALWWESKFVKLMGIVTEERGNVYTTERGMYAFLIMLRQFFVYANRLRFIGKKGSAEIEAELRKLIKESDKAYSISG; encoded by the coding sequence ATGAATATTATCAATTCAGCCCTTGTGCCTGCAATGAGATACAAACTTTCAAGAACCTTAAAGTTCCGAAAAGCTGTTGGCGAACCTCCAGCCGAGGACATGAACAGCAGGGGAAAAAAGCTTCTTTACATTCATGTTCCTTACTGTGAAGAAGTGTGTCCCTTCTGTTGTTTTAATAGCTACGATATAAACAAATACAGACATACAATAAAAGAGTATTTCGAAGCGGTAAAAGAAGAAATTAAAATGTACAGAGATCTGGGATACGACTTTAATTCTGCCTATGTAGGTGGAGGAACACCTACAACTGTTCCTGACGAACTGGCAGAAATACTTGAATTCATAAGAAAAGAATTCAACATTACAGAAATTTCTATCGAAGCAAATCCGAGGATTTCTGATGAAACTGTAAAAATCTTTCAGAACGCCGGACTTGATAGACTATCTATAGGCATTCAAAGTTTCAACAATCAACTTCTGAAAGAGATAGGTAGATACGAAAAATACGGAAGCGGCGAAGAAATCAAAGAAAGGGTAAAAGAAATAATCGGAAAGTTCAGAATTGTAAATCTTGATTTCATCTTTAACCTTCCAACACAAACACCAGAAATACTCAAATCAGACCTTGAAACAGCCATAGAACTTGGCGCCGATCAGATAACCTGTTATCCACTCATGGTGGCAGAACAGAACGTGAAAAACATTAAACAGATGGGGCAGGTTGATTACAATAAAGAAAGGTACATGTACTTTAACACTGTTCTTCCTGCAATGAGAGAAAAGTACATCCCTGCATCTTCATGGTGCTTCTCAAGAAAAAGAGAAGATAAGAAAATAGACATGATTGACGAGTACATTGTGGATTATCAGGATTACATAGGCGTTGGATGTGGCTCTTTCTCATTCGCAAATGGTTATGTAAACATGAACGCCTATACCATTCCTCTCTACATATCTCTCATAAAAGAAGGGAAATTTCCGACTATAATGCGCTCTTACAAGTTGGCTTTCAAAGACCACATGAGATACTACATGATGATGAGTCTCTTTGGAAGAAGGCTTAATAAAGAGAAATTTAAAGAGAGATTTGGTGTAGAGTACGAAAGAGCTCTCTGGTGGGAATCTAAATTTGTCAAACTCATGGGTATAGTAACGGAAGAGAGAGGTAACGTTTACACTACCGAAAGGGGTATGTATGCATTCCTAATAATGCTCAGGCAGTTCTTCGTATATGCAAATCGCCTGAGGTTTATCGGAAAGAAAGGTTCCGCTGAAATCGAAGCGGAACTTAGAAAGTTAATAAAAGAATCCGACAAAGCGTACTCCATTAGTGGATGA
- a CDS encoding prenyltransferase translates to MTFTEKLRAFVRLSKPFKFLTMVYPFLLGTVVAIWDERHIDVGLFVVSFSILMLAVECVYVQNDVADLKTDSENPSKFTGGSKVLVEGLISPKEALFIAYASGILAVLLGLVFVFKYRFSWNFYFLCFVLFLIAYGYTGWPFKFAYRGLGEIVLAFTNAVAPTLIAYMFQTRHFSWLPVVMALPYMISVFAQKVLREFPDYEPDKKAGKRNLVVRFGKDTMANVYIASLYIYLMTLIFCAVYLLHLGLSIVATIPIAYLFVSVYRLINLAKNRRDFYNDYETLKLMNGKGFKLMFDTNIVLILVLGVDLIVKVVRG, encoded by the coding sequence ATGACGTTTACAGAAAAGTTGAGAGCTTTTGTGAGATTGTCAAAGCCTTTTAAATTTTTAACGATGGTCTATCCGTTTCTCCTTGGGACGGTGGTTGCCATATGGGATGAGCGGCATATCGATGTAGGTCTTTTTGTTGTAAGTTTTTCTATTTTGATGCTTGCCGTTGAGTGTGTTTACGTTCAAAATGACGTTGCCGATTTAAAAACGGATAGTGAGAATCCGTCAAAGTTTACAGGCGGTTCAAAGGTGTTAGTTGAAGGACTCATCTCGCCCAAAGAGGCTCTTTTCATTGCTTACGCTTCAGGTATTCTTGCCGTTCTGTTGGGACTGGTGTTTGTTTTTAAATACAGATTTTCGTGGAATTTCTATTTTCTCTGTTTTGTTCTCTTTCTTATAGCGTACGGTTATACGGGTTGGCCCTTTAAGTTTGCCTACAGAGGGCTTGGTGAGATTGTTTTAGCTTTTACAAATGCGGTTGCTCCGACGCTCATAGCTTACATGTTTCAGACAAGGCACTTTTCATGGCTTCCAGTTGTGATGGCCCTGCCTTATATGATTTCTGTTTTTGCACAAAAAGTTTTGAGGGAGTTTCCCGATTATGAACCTGATAAAAAAGCTGGAAAAAGAAACCTTGTAGTCAGATTTGGAAAAGATACTATGGCCAATGTTTATATCGCTTCTCTCTATATTTATCTGATGACACTCATTTTCTGTGCCGTATATCTTCTCCATCTTGGACTTTCAATAGTTGCGACGATTCCCATCGCATACCTTTTTGTTTCTGTCTATAGACTTATAAATCTTGCGAAAAATAGAAGGGATTTCTATAACGATTACGAGACGTTGAAGTTAATGAACGGAAAGGGATTTAAGTTAATGTTTGATACAAATATTGTTCTTATACTTGTCCTTGGTGTTGACCTAATAGTAAAAGTGGTGAGAGGTTAA
- a CDS encoding homocysteine biosynthesis protein yields MEGVFTIEELQNRLPDYREVDAVTCATFAIVSAVSLVFEFPFAEPGRFKKAIKVTIDGEETLTGPAPNETLGIADGIASRPLFVEKLLSGKSVKAIVTAEKMDGSTETIERNLSLEDFSYTKLLFTRVCVKNYMGFVSDKPVKTIFSAEKLNPGEFTFSGCGALNPLEHFKVKPGEKIFIAGTVGIVTGNGTRSTPKKPNLSVMCDLKDVKKEYFGLFKTGGGTEYYVGLGIKKSVESREEYKKLTEKRHENIPLLVANVVGRKPIATLTYSDVWKFDDTLKFNREKCQKCNPCLIEEHCPAEAFSKEEGFLTNCMFCGRCINLCPFNAVEGDIGTVMIDGKEYKITFRQSSIKRAREIAQKLKNGYDFDKIVKV; encoded by the coding sequence ATGGAAGGCGTTTTTACGATAGAAGAACTGCAGAATCGGCTTCCCGATTACAGAGAAGTTGATGCCGTTACCTGTGCCACTTTTGCAATCGTTTCTGCCGTATCCCTTGTATTTGAATTTCCCTTTGCAGAACCAGGAAGGTTCAAAAAGGCTATAAAAGTTACAATAGACGGCGAAGAAACTCTAACTGGACCCGCTCCAAACGAAACACTTGGAATAGCAGATGGAATAGCCTCAAGGCCCCTCTTTGTAGAAAAACTTTTAAGCGGAAAAAGCGTTAAAGCCATCGTTACAGCAGAAAAAATGGACGGTTCAACAGAAACTATTGAAAGAAACCTATCCCTTGAAGATTTTTCCTACACAAAACTCCTCTTCACCAGAGTGTGTGTCAAAAACTACATGGGTTTTGTATCGGATAAACCCGTAAAAACCATCTTCTCAGCAGAGAAACTGAATCCAGGTGAATTCACATTCTCAGGCTGCGGTGCGCTTAATCCCCTTGAACACTTCAAAGTAAAACCCGGTGAAAAAATCTTCATCGCAGGAACGGTAGGCATCGTTACAGGAAACGGAACAAGAAGCACACCTAAAAAACCAAACCTCTCGGTCATGTGCGATCTAAAAGACGTTAAGAAAGAGTACTTCGGTCTATTCAAAACAGGCGGAGGAACAGAATACTACGTAGGGTTAGGTATAAAAAAGTCAGTAGAAAGCCGTGAAGAGTATAAGAAACTCACAGAAAAGAGGCATGAAAACATCCCTCTTTTAGTGGCAAACGTTGTAGGAAGAAAACCTATAGCCACGCTAACTTACAGTGACGTCTGGAAATTTGACGATACCTTAAAATTTAACAGAGAAAAGTGCCAAAAGTGCAATCCCTGCCTTATAGAAGAACACTGTCCGGCAGAAGCGTTCTCAAAAGAAGAAGGATTTCTCACTAACTGTATGTTCTGCGGCAGATGTATCAACCTGTGTCCCTTCAACGCAGTAGAAGGAGATATTGGAACGGTCATGATAGATGGAAAAGAATACAAAATAACCTTCAGACAATCTTCTATCAAAAGAGCAAGAGAGATAGCACAGAAACTAAAAAACGGGTATGATTTTGATAAAATAGTTAAAGTTTAA
- a CDS encoding universal stress protein — MKVLFPTIFEKFSFGILRELIKLRKAGLKEIVFLYVIEPEKVIVPKTGELLKSELEKEKQKAEEGFKKWQLLLEEYGIEASYHVKMGKAVEKILETAIEENADLVILGHRKRRSFFGILFSSLGSTALTFIKVTAFPVLIFPSTFKEHEKVSIFEKIIIATDLSKNSFRMIEYILKFQPLIDGITVVHVLKNGSESTEIEEKLKEITDHIKSSGVKNVSYKILRNDEPADAILNEAQNENATLIAMGIIGTHEEKRMKYNLFWFGSVAQKVTDDADIPVLLVPPEREAKTIEELIEDEE; from the coding sequence ATGAAGGTACTGTTTCCAACAATCTTTGAAAAGTTTTCATTTGGAATTTTAAGAGAATTAATAAAACTCAGGAAAGCAGGACTTAAAGAGATTGTATTTCTTTATGTAATAGAACCTGAAAAGGTTATTGTTCCCAAAACAGGCGAACTGCTAAAAAGCGAATTGGAAAAGGAAAAACAGAAGGCAGAAGAGGGATTCAAAAAATGGCAGCTTCTCCTTGAGGAATACGGCATAGAGGCCTCCTACCACGTAAAAATGGGAAAAGCGGTAGAAAAAATACTTGAAACGGCGATAGAAGAAAATGCCGACCTTGTAATCTTAGGACACAGGAAGAGGAGAAGCTTCTTCGGAATCCTATTTAGCAGTCTCGGTTCAACGGCCCTCACCTTCATAAAAGTTACCGCGTTTCCTGTTCTTATATTTCCATCCACATTTAAAGAGCACGAAAAAGTAAGCATTTTTGAGAAGATAATCATAGCAACAGACCTGTCCAAAAACTCCTTTAGAATGATTGAGTATATCCTGAAATTCCAGCCGCTAATCGACGGAATAACTGTCGTTCACGTTCTCAAAAACGGAAGTGAAAGCACCGAAATAGAAGAAAAGCTTAAAGAGATAACAGACCACATAAAATCTTCCGGCGTTAAAAATGTATCCTATAAAATCCTGCGGAATGATGAACCGGCTGATGCAATACTTAACGAAGCCCAGAACGAAAATGCCACATTGATAGCAATGGGAATCATCGGAACCCACGAAGAAAAAAGGATGAAATACAACCTGTTCTGGTTTGGAAGTGTTGCCCAAAAAGTAACAGACGACGCTGACATTCCGGTTCTTCTTGTTCCTCCTGAAAGAGAGGCTAAAACGATAGAAGAACTAATAGAAGACGAGGAATAA
- a CDS encoding MotA/TolQ/ExbB proton channel family protein: MELLAKSGFVGYVILFLSIVTLGVFLERVFSLNRFYRKVKKHGFKPEVRRVIESVGNQSIEVVENLLSIRGSMIIAECEKGVGFIRLASSIAPLLGLLGTVIGMIEAFHNVAGSGYSVNPAQLADGIWTALLTTAEGLCVAIPAYFGYFYLTNLIEKIELALKQDMEEVLIEVYGDRVQKERR; this comes from the coding sequence ATGGAACTTCTTGCTAAAAGCGGCTTTGTAGGATATGTTATTCTTTTTCTCTCCATCGTTACGCTTGGCGTGTTCTTGGAACGAGTCTTCTCTCTCAACAGGTTTTACAGAAAGGTTAAAAAACATGGTTTTAAGCCAGAAGTACGCAGGGTAATAGAATCTGTTGGTAATCAGTCTATTGAAGTTGTAGAAAATCTTCTAAGTATAAGAGGTTCAATGATAATAGCCGAATGCGAGAAAGGGGTAGGCTTTATAAGGCTCGCCTCTTCTATAGCACCTCTTCTCGGCCTCCTTGGAACCGTTATAGGAATGATAGAAGCCTTTCACAATGTTGCCGGAAGTGGATATAGTGTTAATCCTGCCCAGTTAGCAGATGGAATATGGACAGCACTTCTAACAACGGCAGAAGGTTTGTGCGTTGCTATTCCAGCATACTTCGGTTACTTTTACCTTACAAATCTGATAGAGAAGATTGAACTTGCCCTGAAACAGGATATGGAAGAGGTATTGATAGAGGTTTACGGTGATAGAGTTCAAAAAGAGAGAAGATAA
- a CDS encoding biopolymer transporter ExbD gives MIEFKKREDNGSILDIAPLVDMVFLLLIFFLLTNSYQKHQVSVTLPATKSGQEVTETKKTYTIEIKPNGIILINGKTSTLNDIEKIPKTAEVDIAGDKNISYQTFMKVLDRLKEAGINNVNLLTLKE, from the coding sequence GTGATAGAGTTCAAAAAGAGAGAAGATAACGGTTCGATTCTTGATATTGCGCCCCTTGTTGATATGGTTTTTCTTCTCCTTATTTTTTTCCTCCTGACAAACAGTTATCAGAAGCACCAGGTATCAGTTACTCTTCCTGCCACAAAATCGGGACAGGAAGTAACAGAGACGAAGAAAACATACACAATAGAAATAAAACCAAACGGCATAATACTCATAAACGGAAAAACATCTACATTAAACGACATAGAGAAAATTCCAAAAACAGCCGAGGTTGACATAGCAGGCGATAAAAACATAAGCTATCAAACATTCATGAAAGTTTTAGACAGATTAAAAGAGGCAGGCATAAACAATGTCAATCTACTCACCCTCAAGGAATAA
- a CDS encoding energy transducer TonB, with translation MSIYSPSRNKILIITMVFSLFLHLTLLKIIAANSYSTGKLFSLSGGKGKIKVSLKTYSTSTFKKKKRRKTTEIKSSNIKETAKRRKKKVSSKITTKKVHSKNAQKIPKKHKNKKQQETESNTTAVKQREEKTTQPTNTQQETKGQKVGGSLFSFLDWKRSYINSVILRLEEKKEYPMVAREMGIQGTVKLILIVDRNGKLVNVQVAESSGFPILDENAVETAKKAKFPPFPPEVKKSQIKIPVYVIYKLTKNEENM, from the coding sequence ATGTCAATCTACTCACCCTCAAGGAATAAAATTCTCATAATTACGATGGTTTTCTCTCTCTTCTTGCATCTTACACTTTTAAAAATCATAGCAGCAAACAGTTACTCCACAGGAAAGTTATTTTCCCTGTCTGGTGGAAAAGGAAAAATAAAGGTATCTCTAAAAACATACTCCACTTCTACTTTCAAAAAAAAGAAAAGGAGAAAAACTACAGAAATTAAAAGCAGTAATATCAAAGAAACAGCCAAAAGAAGAAAGAAAAAAGTTAGCAGTAAAATCACCACAAAAAAGGTACACTCTAAAAATGCACAAAAAATTCCAAAGAAACATAAAAATAAAAAACAGCAGGAAACAGAAAGTAACACAACGGCAGTAAAACAGAGAGAAGAAAAAACAACACAGCCAACAAACACTCAACAGGAAACTAAGGGCCAAAAAGTAGGTGGAAGTCTTTTCTCATTCCTTGATTGGAAACGTTCATACATAAACTCCGTAATCTTACGATTGGAAGAAAAAAAAGAGTATCCAATGGTGGCAAGAGAAATGGGAATTCAGGGAACCGTAAAACTAATCCTGATTGTCGATAGAAACGGAAAGCTTGTAAATGTTCAGGTGGCTGAATCATCAGGATTCCCGATACTTGATGAAAACGCCGTTGAAACGGCAAAAAAGGCAAAATTCCCGCCGTTTCCACCAGAAGTCAAAAAGAGCCAGATAAAAATTCCCGTTTACGTAATATACAAACTGACCAAAAATGAAGAAAACATGTAG
- a CDS encoding MBL fold metallo-hydrolase: MALKIEEIKKGKIDLTNPVILYESPDYKVAWVGSAEEFIFRCNAYLISSGGINILIDPGGIQHFPQVKDRVTKIVGNPANVTHIITHHQDPDVIGSLPEWLKINPEITVITTPRTKVLIPYYGFDRENVNWLDVSPLDDTIIDIGNSSTLIFLSAPFLHFPDAFVTYDSRSRILFSGDIFAAIQNRWELIVKNMEKHKNEMMYFHVYYMASQKALKYFVNKVSPFNIKAIAPQHGSIIPEEFVKTALDFLSELKCGIDLLYEESPVRSIMDEIFGEN; encoded by the coding sequence ATGGCACTTAAAATAGAAGAGATTAAAAAAGGAAAAATAGATTTAACAAATCCTGTAATTCTTTACGAATCTCCCGACTACAAAGTTGCATGGGTCGGCAGTGCTGAAGAATTTATTTTCAGGTGCAATGCGTACTTAATTTCCTCAGGAGGAATAAACATACTGATAGACCCGGGAGGCATACAACACTTTCCACAGGTTAAAGACAGAGTAACAAAAATTGTGGGGAATCCGGCAAATGTAACACACATAATAACACACCATCAGGATCCTGACGTTATAGGCTCTTTACCTGAATGGCTTAAAATAAATCCCGAAATCACGGTAATAACAACGCCGAGAACCAAAGTGCTAATCCCCTATTATGGCTTTGACAGAGAAAATGTAAACTGGCTTGACGTTAGTCCGTTAGACGATACTATAATTGACATAGGAAATAGTAGCACTCTCATATTTTTAAGTGCACCTTTCCTTCACTTTCCAGACGCATTCGTAACATACGATTCAAGAAGCAGAATTCTGTTTTCCGGGGACATATTCGCAGCAATCCAGAACAGATGGGAACTTATAGTTAAAAACATGGAAAAACATAAAAATGAAATGATGTATTTCCATGTTTACTATATGGCCTCTCAAAAAGCTTTAAAGTACTTTGTCAACAAAGTGAGCCCCTTTAACATAAAAGCAATAGCCCCCCAGCATGGCTCAATAATTCCAGAAGAATTTGTAAAAACTGCTCTCGATTTTCTGTCAGAACTAAAATGTGGTATAGACCTTTTATACGAGGAATCTCCGGTAAGATCTATAATGGACGAAATATTCGGAGAAAATTAA
- a CDS encoding YqaA family protein, translating to MELFNPSYWQTFALKYGIAGLALNSFIEAIFFPIPPDVLLIALCATNPQKAFFYALITTIFSTLGGIVGYFIGYKGGKPLAIRFFGEEKVNRVHRLFEAYESMIILTAGFTPLPYKLFTITSGVLFASLPKLIIFSVIGRGLRFFAEAALFYFYGSQITGFVEHNLNIIFTVSGALIIILFLAYRRIKRGKLP from the coding sequence ATGGAACTTTTCAATCCATCCTACTGGCAGACCTTTGCATTAAAGTACGGCATAGCGGGACTTGCCCTCAATAGCTTTATCGAAGCCATATTCTTCCCAATACCACCTGATGTCCTTCTAATTGCCCTGTGTGCCACAAACCCTCAAAAAGCGTTCTTTTACGCACTCATAACCACAATCTTTTCAACGCTCGGTGGTATTGTAGGATACTTTATTGGATACAAAGGGGGAAAACCTTTAGCGATAAGATTTTTCGGTGAAGAAAAAGTAAACAGGGTTCACCGCCTTTTCGAAGCTTACGAAAGTATGATAATCCTCACAGCAGGATTTACGCCTTTACCCTACAAACTGTTTACAATAACTTCAGGTGTTCTATTCGCAAGCCTCCCAAAACTTATAATATTCTCCGTTATAGGGAGAGGATTGCGGTTTTTCGCTGAGGCCGCTCTATTCTATTTTTACGGAAGCCAGATAACCGGTTTTGTCGAACATAACCTCAATATCATTTTTACCGTTTCCGGTGCATTGATAATTATTCTGTTCCTTGCATACAGAAGGATAAAGAGAGGTAAACTTCCATGA
- a CDS encoding 4Fe-4S dicluster domain-containing protein yields the protein MRGRRDFFKELFSSVTKAAAEFAYEVSKTTENLVRPPGSADEDTFTALCEKCGKCVENCKTGVLEKYKKLNPIILETPFMNFDNNYCEQCYTCIESCSSGALKFENLKKYRYVAKLLKDRCVAFKEMFCLTCYWSCPNIDKAITIRDRSYPEFHPEECKGCGRCINACPTEPKSIIMVKVENE from the coding sequence ATGAGAGGAAGGAGAGACTTTTTCAAGGAACTATTCAGCTCTGTGACAAAAGCAGCAGCAGAATTTGCATACGAAGTATCAAAAACAACCGAAAACCTTGTAAGACCACCGGGAAGTGCCGACGAAGATACCTTCACAGCACTGTGTGAAAAGTGTGGTAAATGCGTGGAAAACTGCAAAACAGGCGTACTTGAAAAGTATAAAAAGCTAAACCCTATTATTTTAGAAACACCCTTTATGAACTTTGACAACAACTATTGTGAACAGTGCTACACCTGCATAGAAAGCTGTTCTTCCGGTGCTCTAAAGTTTGAAAACCTTAAAAAATATAGGTACGTTGCAAAACTATTAAAGGATAGATGCGTTGCGTTTAAAGAGATGTTCTGCCTTACATGTTACTGGAGCTGCCCGAATATAGATAAAGCCATAACCATAAGGGATAGAAGCTATCCAGAATTTCACCCTGAAGAGTGTAAGGGATGTGGAAGGTGTATAAACGCCTGTCCAACCGAACCTAAATCCATAATTATGGTAAAGGTTGAAAATGAGTGA
- the holA gene encoding DNA polymerase III subunit delta, which yields MSEIKAAEFIKKYKKNLPDKRKFLIHGEEYYLTKQIVKLFTDKLDTEKIYVDDENFLNRLFSTESANLFSKKYTFPIVIGIEHLGGKLRKKQDKEKFLSFLKTKEEYLLVSKSKLEPKTLKTELFKKILSTVDTVINATPFDKKSLFSILKKKFKTAGKEIDDETILFIIDSVGRNLQNLKVETDKLICYPGTLTKETVSELLFAAKSGNVFSLIKEIVRNRKREYIENLNLILQESEPLSLIALLQTQMRQIIEVKLGKPVKLPSFVVKEYNLLTRGIPLKTLYKKLSTIHEAEFSIKTGAKKPEEALKDIIFQEER from the coding sequence ATGAGTGAAATAAAAGCAGCAGAATTTATTAAAAAATATAAGAAAAACTTACCCGATAAAAGAAAATTCCTCATACACGGTGAAGAGTATTATCTGACCAAACAGATAGTTAAACTCTTCACAGATAAACTTGATACGGAAAAAATCTACGTTGACGACGAAAACTTCTTAAATAGATTATTTTCAACTGAAAGTGCAAATCTTTTCTCAAAAAAATATACATTTCCCATAGTCATAGGTATTGAACATTTAGGCGGAAAACTTAGAAAAAAACAGGATAAAGAGAAATTTCTCTCTTTTCTCAAAACAAAAGAAGAATACCTTTTAGTTTCAAAATCGAAGCTTGAACCCAAAACTCTTAAAACAGAACTCTTTAAAAAGATACTATCAACTGTTGACACAGTCATAAACGCAACACCTTTCGATAAAAAAAGCCTATTTTCAATTCTTAAAAAGAAATTCAAAACAGCCGGAAAGGAGATTGACGACGAAACCATTCTCTTCATCATAGACTCTGTGGGGCGCAATCTGCAGAATTTAAAAGTAGAAACCGACAAGCTCATCTGTTACCCGGGAACATTGACGAAAGAAACGGTAAGTGAACTGCTATTTGCTGCAAAATCGGGAAATGTATTTTCGCTCATAAAGGAAATAGTAAGAAACAGAAAACGGGAATACATAGAAAACCTCAACCTAATTCTTCAAGAAAGCGAACCTCTAAGTTTAATAGCCCTACTGCAGACACAAATGAGACAGATAATAGAAGTAAAATTAGGAAAACCTGTTAAACTGCCATCTTTTGTAGTAAAAGAGTACAACCTTCTTACAAGAGGAATACCGTTAAAAACTCTGTACAAAAAGTTAAGCACAATTCACGAAGCAGAATTCTCAATAAAAACCGGTGCAAAAAAGCCGGAAGAAGCACTTAAAGACATCATATTTCAGGAGGAACGTTAA